A window of Chitinophagales bacterium contains these coding sequences:
- a CDS encoding CHAT domain-containing protein — protein sequence MRRYLFITILFFSGIILLPFIKGQQEETSLSAFLETYRQVNRLYDYADNASERLGLSVEEEERLNEEARKGFVALLERMDQSGIPYDSLRFYCHFKSGEIDHYFGRLAEAQAHYRAAITVKSIHLGIKDSSLFKPLLYSGNIYYSLGNMDSALFQFKEAEAIADLYPQGIQESGRLFNSLGALFYETGNFRQARNYFAKAVSTLPRSDVNYKEFFVSYNNNLAATLTKLEEYDEAIELYKQILPFNVSRHDILHNMGIINLNLGSIRSSLQYFSQIPLKGPVAARLANNFALAYFNLKNYDSSKYYLQLAEKLNQEQQGSRKNSTLGLTLRYKGDVLSAEGEQEKAVVLYHKAIIQFDNDFNNPDIFINPGAYSGIFSYINLFNTLSAKAAAFQLWYDQKKDIQLLKAALDAYRSAFRLADYVERNYDSDEARLFLNRIKYNIHHKPIDLCITLHQLTGEAFYQEEAYLFDQRNKASILSLNIREAELKTRGDIPAALVQEENRIRRNLTRLSIKAGNLTDSLQLATLNNQIRDQEIELGRIQDKMRESGGDRDISIVERIPSLKKMQENILDSRTALLSFHLSEEHMLAYVIRRGSFHYKIIPIDPTFFTRIDSFLIRLRLTGQGTHRDLLTLSGNLYDQLIEPIRADLNGIQRLIIIPDDELNYIPFETLTDTQGRYLLEDFSIQYQYTTALLDKRVPITSIPGLTLGLAPFSNKEKKGGFEPLPYSASELSGLPGNILFNEKATKDSLLFYANRYPIIHFATHARANDSEPLQSYISFYPADSQYKLFAREIYDLRLDSTNLVILSACETGTGQLVHGEGMMSLTRAFSYAGCPNIIASLWKAEDRTTSFITRRLHDHLQKGLTKDAALRQAKLDLLNDENIDPVLKTPEYWGHLIYIGEYETQVHRPVWQYALPALLIMVILVGISLARKKKTLNLPG from the coding sequence TTGCGGCGATACCTGTTCATCACTATCCTCTTCTTCAGCGGTATAATTTTGCTTCCGTTCATAAAGGGACAGCAGGAAGAAACCAGTCTGTCTGCCTTTCTTGAAACTTACCGCCAGGTAAACCGGCTCTATGACTATGCTGATAATGCCTCTGAACGGCTTGGGCTGTCAGTAGAGGAAGAGGAAAGGTTAAACGAAGAGGCCCGAAAAGGGTTTGTGGCACTACTGGAGCGCATGGACCAGTCAGGTATCCCCTATGATTCCCTGCGTTTTTATTGTCATTTTAAAAGCGGTGAGATCGATCACTACTTTGGCCGACTAGCCGAGGCGCAAGCGCATTACCGTGCTGCCATTACGGTCAAATCCATCCATCTTGGTATTAAGGACTCCTCCCTTTTTAAACCCTTGCTGTATAGCGGAAATATTTACTATTCGCTTGGCAACATGGATTCCGCGCTTTTTCAGTTCAAGGAGGCTGAAGCGATAGCCGATCTCTATCCCCAGGGGATACAGGAATCGGGGCGGTTGTTCAATTCACTCGGGGCTCTTTTTTATGAGACGGGAAATTTTCGGCAGGCCCGAAATTATTTTGCCAAAGCGGTTTCCACCCTCCCCCGGTCGGATGTCAACTACAAAGAATTCTTTGTCAGCTATAACAATAACCTGGCGGCTACCCTTACCAAACTGGAGGAATACGACGAGGCCATTGAACTTTACAAACAGATACTACCCTTTAATGTCAGTCGCCATGATATCCTGCATAATATGGGTATTATCAATCTCAACCTGGGCTCCATTCGTAGTTCGCTTCAGTATTTTAGTCAGATCCCTTTGAAAGGCCCGGTTGCCGCCCGGTTGGCCAATAATTTTGCATTGGCCTATTTCAATCTGAAAAACTATGATTCGAGTAAATACTATTTACAACTTGCCGAAAAGCTAAACCAGGAACAACAAGGAAGCCGGAAGAATTCAACACTGGGTCTCACCCTGCGGTATAAAGGGGATGTACTAAGTGCAGAAGGTGAACAGGAAAAAGCAGTGGTGCTTTACCATAAGGCCATCATTCAATTTGACAATGACTTCAATAACCCGGATATCTTTATCAACCCAGGCGCCTATTCCGGAATTTTCTCCTATATCAATTTGTTCAATACCCTTTCGGCCAAGGCGGCCGCTTTTCAATTATGGTATGACCAGAAAAAAGATATACAATTACTCAAGGCTGCATTGGATGCCTATCGTTCTGCCTTCCGTTTGGCGGATTATGTAGAGCGAAACTATGATTCAGATGAGGCCCGTTTATTCCTTAACCGGATCAAATACAATATTCACCATAAGCCGATCGACCTTTGCATAACCCTTCATCAGCTTACGGGAGAAGCTTTTTACCAGGAAGAGGCCTACCTTTTTGATCAGCGTAATAAGGCGTCGATTCTTAGTTTGAATATTCGCGAGGCAGAGCTGAAAACCCGGGGTGATATTCCTGCTGCCCTGGTACAGGAAGAGAACCGGATACGGAGAAACCTGACCCGGTTATCCATCAAGGCCGGCAATTTAACCGATTCCCTTCAACTCGCTACGCTTAATAATCAGATCAGAGACCAGGAGATCGAGCTGGGAAGGATACAGGATAAAATGCGAGAATCGGGTGGTGACAGGGATATCTCGATTGTAGAAAGGATTCCTTCTTTAAAAAAAATGCAGGAGAATATCCTCGACAGCCGAACCGCGTTACTCTCTTTTCATTTGTCAGAAGAACACATGCTGGCCTATGTTATCCGTCGGGGAAGTTTTCACTATAAGATCATCCCCATCGATCCGACTTTCTTTACCCGAATTGATTCCTTTCTTATAAGGTTAAGACTTACCGGTCAGGGTACACACCGCGACCTGTTGACCCTTTCCGGAAACCTGTATGACCAACTCATAGAACCCATTCGTGCGGATTTGAATGGCATCCAACGGCTGATTATCATCCCTGATGATGAACTGAACTATATTCCATTTGAAACACTGACCGATACCCAAGGCCGTTACTTATTGGAGGATTTCAGCATCCAATACCAATATACAACCGCCTTGCTGGATAAGCGTGTCCCAATCACTTCCATTCCGGGACTTACCCTTGGACTGGCTCCTTTTAGTAACAAGGAGAAAAAGGGTGGCTTTGAGCCCCTGCCCTATTCTGCCAGCGAGTTAAGCGGCTTACCTGGTAATATTCTCTTTAATGAGAAAGCAACCAAGGATAGCCTGCTTTTTTATGCCAACCGCTATCCCATCATTCATTTCGCTACCCATGCCCGGGCGAATGATTCTGAACCCTTGCAATCCTATATCTCCTTTTATCCGGCCGACAGCCAGTATAAATTATTTGCCCGTGAGATCTACGATCTGCGGCTTGACTCCACCAACCTTGTAATTCTCAGTGCCTGTGAAACTGGTACGGGCCAATTGGTTCATGGAGAAGGAATGATGAGCCTGACCAGGGCCTTCTCCTATGCCGGCTGCCCCAATATTATTGCTTCGTTGTGGAAGGCAGAGGACAGGACCACTTCCTTTATCACGCGGCGATTGCATGATCATTTGCAAAAAGGGTTGACCAAAGATGCAGCGCTGAGACAAGCTAAACTTGATCTGCTGAATGATGAGAACATCGATCCGGTTTTGAAAACACCTGAATACTGGGGACACCTAATCTATATAGGTGAATATGAAACGCAGGTACATCGACCTGTATGGCAGTATGCCCTGCCTGCCCTGTTGATCATGGTAATACTTGTTGGTATCTCATTGGCACGGAAAAAAAAAACCCTGAACTTACCAGGGTAA
- a CDS encoding alanine dehydrogenase, whose amino-acid sequence MIKIGLIREGKRPADNRVALTPAQCKWVHRMSDQVKIIVQHSPDRCFPDRDYLHAGVEVKEDINECDIFFGIKEVPVDQLIPGKTYLFFSHTKKKQPHNRGLLKAILDKKITLVDYECLEHEDGQRIIGFGFFAGVVGAHNGMMAYGLRKGLYNLDRVYKQRSFRELIHTYFGLRLPNVKIAVTGSGRVAHGLLEVMNLMGIHEVEPDEYLARRFSYPVYTQLKGADLYAHKETGKYSREDFHHHPDHYQCKFLPYSEQTDILLNGVYWEKGLPRLFEKEDIRSDRFIIQTISDVTDDENGSVPINLGDQTIESPVYGVDRQSLEKTAPYLPNSIDVLAVGNLPNELPRDASRYFGEQLIKYILEDLVKGGSPIIDRATMAKNGSLTEGYKYLEDYVNGL is encoded by the coding sequence ATGATTAAAATAGGACTGATACGGGAAGGAAAGAGACCGGCCGATAACAGGGTGGCCCTGACACCCGCCCAATGTAAATGGGTACACAGAATGAGCGATCAGGTGAAAATCATCGTACAACATTCCCCGGACCGGTGTTTCCCAGACCGCGACTACCTCCATGCCGGGGTGGAAGTAAAGGAGGATATAAACGAGTGCGATATCTTTTTTGGCATTAAGGAGGTTCCGGTGGATCAACTCATACCCGGTAAAACCTACCTCTTCTTTTCCCATACCAAAAAGAAACAACCACATAACCGGGGTCTCCTGAAAGCTATATTGGACAAAAAGATCACCCTGGTGGATTACGAGTGCCTGGAGCATGAAGACGGGCAACGGATCATCGGGTTTGGTTTTTTTGCCGGAGTGGTGGGGGCCCATAATGGGATGATGGCCTATGGACTCCGGAAAGGCCTGTATAACCTTGACCGTGTTTATAAACAAAGAAGTTTTCGGGAATTGATCCACACGTATTTTGGATTAAGACTCCCCAACGTTAAGATCGCTGTTACTGGTTCAGGGCGTGTGGCCCACGGCCTCCTGGAAGTGATGAACCTGATGGGGATACACGAGGTGGAGCCAGATGAATACCTGGCAAGGCGATTCTCCTATCCTGTATATACGCAATTGAAAGGAGCCGATCTTTATGCCCATAAAGAAACAGGGAAATACAGTCGCGAAGATTTTCACCATCACCCGGATCACTATCAATGTAAGTTTCTTCCGTATTCAGAACAAACAGATATCCTGCTCAACGGGGTATATTGGGAAAAAGGATTGCCCCGGCTTTTTGAAAAAGAAGACATCCGTTCAGACCGGTTTATCATCCAAACTATCTCCGATGTTACCGATGATGAGAATGGTTCGGTACCGATCAACCTGGGTGACCAGACCATTGAAAGCCCTGTATATGGAGTGGACCGGCAATCATTGGAAAAAACGGCACCTTATCTCCCCAATTCGATTGATGTCTTGGCAGTAGGAAATTTGCCGAATGAATTGCCAAGGGATGCAAGCCGGTATTTTGGGGAACAATTGATCAAGTATATTTTGGAAGACCTGGTAAAAGGTGGCTCCCCGATCATTGACCGAGCGACAATGGCAAAGAATGGGTCGCTGACGGAGGGGTATAAATATTTGGAGGATTATGTGAATGGCCTATAG
- a CDS encoding methyltransferase, translating into MPNPYFQFKQFTVYHDRCAMKVTTDACMFGAWVAQNLAQQENGVKSFLDIGTGTGLLSLMIAQQTQARIDAIEIDPQAAAQATENIKASPWSDRINVITEDLHHFHPEKKYDQIISNPPFYEKEIPSASPGKQAAHHGEGLLLEELFDWVKNNMKQEGRFHALLPFKRKQAIHTMLHKAGLFVEEWVEIKPTGKALPSRILLRASLEKPLLVYESEEIIAIEGNDYSAFFRGLVKDYYL; encoded by the coding sequence ATGCCCAATCCTTATTTTCAGTTCAAACAATTTACGGTGTATCATGACCGGTGTGCCATGAAGGTTACCACCGATGCCTGTATGTTTGGCGCCTGGGTAGCCCAAAATCTTGCACAACAGGAGAACGGTGTTAAATCTTTTCTGGATATTGGCACCGGCACGGGCCTGCTTAGCCTCATGATCGCGCAACAAACACAGGCCCGGATAGATGCCATTGAGATCGACCCCCAGGCTGCGGCGCAGGCCACAGAAAATATAAAAGCCTCCCCCTGGTCAGACAGGATCAACGTGATCACAGAAGACCTGCATCATTTTCACCCCGAAAAAAAATATGACCAGATCATAAGCAATCCCCCTTTTTATGAAAAGGAAATACCATCCGCCAGCCCGGGTAAACAGGCCGCGCACCATGGAGAAGGGTTATTGCTGGAGGAATTATTTGATTGGGTAAAAAACAATATGAAGCAGGAGGGAAGGTTTCATGCGTTGTTGCCGTTCAAACGTAAACAAGCTATTCATACCATGCTACATAAGGCAGGGCTTTTTGTGGAGGAATGGGTCGAGATCAAACCGACAGGCAAGGCGTTGCCTTCGCGTATTTTATTACGCGCCTCCCTGGAAAAACCATTGTTAGTTTACGAATCGGAAGAGATTATAGCTATTGAGGGGAATGATTATAGTGCGTTCTTTCGTGGACTGGTGAAGGATTACTATTTGTGA
- the tsaD gene encoding tRNA (adenosine(37)-N6)-threonylcarbamoyltransferase complex transferase subunit TsaD, with protein MPTILAIESSCDETSAAVCRDGKILSNLIATQKVHEAYGGVVPELASRAHMQKIVPVVHEALQAAGIKPTEIDAIGFTRAPGLIGSLLVGAQFAKSMALTLNVPLIGVHHMQAHVLANLIDEPRPDFPFLCLTVSGGHTQIVRCDSPTSMQVIGETIDDAAGEAFDKSAKLIGLPYPGGPLIDKYAATGNPNRFRFPEPQIPGLNFSFSGLKTAILYFLQNAGKSQVYKEESMATEEERKLFIEQNLADICASIQSRIVSILLNKVKKAAILTGIRDICIAGGVSANSGLRKSFEELGKEQGWNTFIPAFQYCTDNAGMIAITAYYKFLEGERSPLDTTVTARSEFES; from the coding sequence ATGCCAACCATCCTCGCCATAGAATCCAGTTGTGACGAAACATCAGCGGCTGTCTGCCGCGACGGAAAGATTCTATCCAATCTCATCGCTACGCAAAAAGTGCATGAGGCCTATGGTGGCGTTGTACCTGAACTCGCATCCCGCGCACATATGCAAAAGATCGTTCCGGTAGTACATGAAGCCCTGCAGGCTGCAGGCATAAAGCCAACCGAAATAGACGCGATAGGTTTTACCCGTGCCCCGGGCTTGATCGGTTCCTTACTCGTAGGCGCACAATTCGCCAAATCCATGGCACTCACCTTGAATGTACCCCTGATCGGTGTACACCACATGCAGGCACATGTATTGGCCAACCTGATCGATGAGCCCAGACCTGATTTTCCCTTTCTCTGCCTCACCGTTAGTGGCGGACACACACAGATCGTACGGTGCGATTCCCCAACCTCCATGCAGGTCATTGGAGAAACCATTGATGATGCGGCCGGAGAAGCATTTGATAAATCAGCCAAGTTAATCGGACTCCCCTATCCCGGTGGTCCCCTCATCGATAAATATGCAGCAACCGGGAATCCCAATCGTTTCAGGTTTCCCGAACCCCAGATACCCGGACTCAACTTTAGCTTTAGCGGGTTAAAGACCGCCATTCTCTATTTTTTACAAAATGCCGGTAAGAGCCAGGTGTATAAAGAAGAGAGCATGGCAACAGAGGAGGAACGTAAGTTATTTATAGAGCAAAATCTGGCTGATATCTGTGCCTCCATTCAAAGCCGTATTGTTAGCATCCTGCTGAATAAAGTAAAGAAGGCCGCCATTCTTACCGGTATCCGTGACATCTGTATTGCAGGAGGAGTGTCTGCCAACAGCGGGTTGCGAAAATCGTTTGAGGAACTTGGGAAAGAACAGGGATGGAATACATTTATCCCCGCTTTTCAGTATTGTACGGACAATGCCGGAATGATCGCCATTACCGCTTACTACAAATTTCTCGAAGGAGAGCGATCCCCTCTTGATACAACGGTTACGGCCCGTTCAGAATTTGAATCCTGA
- a CDS encoding translocation/assembly module TamB domain-containing protein, whose amino-acid sequence MSLKRFKKISLWVLGILLFLLTACYLMIQSEWGQNYITRQVTSRLSKKLNAQVRIGHISLSLFNKINIDDVLVEDQHQDTLMTAGRIRVRITDWFFVKDEVELKYIGLEDAHVLLKRTDSVWNYQFLVDYFSGGGGSGKGGVELDLKKIELTNVHFDQIDQWRGEDMKFFVGKLDLDAEAINFGQKQANINSLVLSQPELLIRQYTGNRPQKTTVKSPEVLKGEKVIDSLLKWNKAGWVLQADLIEIKNGSFRTERAGKEPLPYFDGQHIAFTSIKAEFRQLHWEKDTIQTQLSLSSKERSGFEVKSMVADAKVTPESMAFTKMEIRTNKSIIRQAYTMRYEDFNNDMGDYINKVSMEADFADAEIDSDDIAFFSPNLSEWKKKIRVNGRARGTVSDLFADNLEISAGENTYLNGDISLVGLPDIDQTFIDFKANRFRTNYADAAGLFPQLRKVKNPKLSSINYLDFTGSFTGFIRDFVTYGNIQTNLGRITTDLNMKLPAGRAPIYSGSISANNFQLDKFLDNSNLGSITFDGKVLGRGLEWESLVAGIDGRIKSVIVKNYEYKNITLNGQMDKRRFTGLATAEDENLDMKMNGVIDLNGETPSFDLVAEINRASLKALNLSNENLGVTGKFNLNFTGDNIDNFLGTITGSNIEFVRDTISLYLKGLSVISDIEDGKKLLSLESDEFSGEVEGDFSLRELPAAFTLFLNKYYPSYVAPPRQDPGKEVFTFSIRTRYIDDLTKIIDPRISGLSNSTIKGRINLPKNELELDADIPYFAYNNIQFNNTQVQARGDLEKLSFTGAVDQVNFSDSTYLPNTKLSFVSQNDISDVRIITDRNSGTLGSTEIGARVQTFDDGVSIQFDSSSFVLNGKKWSIDENGELSLRKNTVSYGQLILRESNQEIKLSTIPSDVGDWNDVRIDLKDINLGDISPYVMKNGRVEGAASGTVMIEDPQNKLNILSDIRTNELRWDDDSIGQVNANITFISKTGELTGKAVNTNPDEKVALDLKFNLKDSTGTIDDVLEVNAENYPINIVERFTGALFSDLEGYATGKVKLINPGGKIKVIGKPRLRNAAVTVDFTKCRYELQDTEIEFTEDEINLGTLTLRDRFQRQATVQGWIRHKSFGDMSYNITARTGVLPLELLNTTEKDNQTFFGRARGTGSLVLTGPQSDMQLKINATASNNDSSYITILSSDSRESGISDFMVERQYGQEMIAGRTQGGETNITYDVDLRANTLVTINVILDPLTGDQIQGRGTGDLKIRSGTSEDLSIRGRYDITEGSYMFTFQSFIRKPFELLKNAGNYIEWTGDPYNANIRIDAMYKNDKKVSFAPIVNSGVNLNSNNANIRDYVYVIAKLRGDLFRPDISFALDFPEGSPAKTDPELSFTFKQLQNNEDELNKQVAYLILSDNFAPLGNSTADITSFGDAVVNTITGKIANEVNKLLNNFLTKIDPNLRINFSSSFQRDFFNQSTSTIGFDRASSNLTIGRSFLDNRIILTVEGAFDVPIRADANYSTQLLPNITTEILINKSGSLRATFFYKENIDFLTGASFTSNSKARKYGTSLAFRKEFDYILPRKKKKKSP is encoded by the coding sequence TTGTCCCTGAAGCGATTCAAGAAAATAAGCCTCTGGGTTCTCGGGATCCTGCTCTTCCTGCTAACCGCCTGCTACCTGATGATCCAGTCTGAATGGGGACAGAATTATATCACCCGGCAGGTCACCAGCCGTCTTTCCAAAAAACTCAATGCCCAGGTCAGAATCGGCCATATCAGCCTCTCGCTTTTCAACAAAATCAATATCGATGATGTACTGGTGGAAGACCAGCACCAGGATACCTTGATGACTGCCGGCCGGATTCGGGTACGCATCACCGATTGGTTCTTTGTAAAAGATGAAGTAGAACTGAAGTACATTGGGTTGGAAGATGCCCATGTGCTATTGAAAAGAACGGACTCGGTTTGGAATTATCAATTCCTCGTTGATTATTTTTCCGGTGGAGGGGGTAGCGGTAAAGGAGGTGTTGAACTTGACCTCAAGAAAATAGAATTAACCAATGTCCATTTTGATCAGATCGACCAATGGCGGGGTGAGGATATGAAATTTTTTGTTGGCAAACTCGACCTGGATGCGGAAGCCATCAATTTTGGACAGAAACAAGCGAACATTAATAGCCTTGTTCTCTCCCAACCCGAATTACTGATCCGCCAATATACAGGCAACCGACCTCAAAAAACTACTGTAAAATCACCCGAAGTCCTGAAGGGCGAAAAAGTCATTGACTCCCTTTTAAAATGGAATAAAGCAGGCTGGGTATTACAGGCCGATCTGATCGAGATCAAAAATGGTTCCTTTCGTACGGAAAGAGCCGGTAAGGAACCCCTTCCCTATTTTGATGGTCAGCATATCGCCTTTACTTCGATAAAAGCAGAATTCCGGCAACTACATTGGGAAAAAGATACCATTCAGACACAGCTTAGCCTGAGCAGTAAGGAGCGCAGCGGGTTTGAAGTAAAATCCATGGTAGCCGATGCCAAAGTGACCCCCGAGAGCATGGCTTTTACAAAAATGGAGATCCGTACAAACAAGAGTATCATTCGTCAGGCCTATACCATGCGGTATGAGGATTTCAATAATGATATGGGTGACTATATCAATAAGGTAAGCATGGAAGCTGATTTCGCTGATGCGGAGATCGACAGTGATGATATTGCATTCTTTTCCCCTAACCTCTCCGAATGGAAAAAGAAGATCCGGGTAAATGGAAGGGCGCGTGGCACCGTAAGTGATTTATTTGCGGATAACCTGGAGATCAGTGCTGGCGAAAATACCTACCTGAATGGAGACATCAGTCTGGTGGGATTGCCGGATATCGATCAAACCTTTATTGACTTTAAGGCCAATCGGTTCAGGACCAACTACGCTGATGCAGCGGGCCTGTTTCCTCAATTACGTAAAGTGAAAAACCCCAAACTCAGTTCCATCAACTACCTTGACTTTACGGGTAGCTTCACCGGGTTCATTCGCGACTTTGTAACCTATGGAAATATCCAGACCAACCTCGGCCGGATAACAACTGACTTAAACATGAAACTTCCGGCAGGAAGGGCCCCCATTTATTCAGGTAGTATTTCCGCCAATAATTTTCAGCTGGATAAATTTCTGGACAATTCGAATCTTGGATCAATCACCTTTGATGGAAAAGTACTTGGCCGTGGATTGGAGTGGGAAAGCCTGGTAGCAGGAATTGACGGCCGGATCAAATCCGTGATTGTTAAAAATTATGAGTATAAAAATATCACCCTGAACGGGCAAATGGATAAACGCCGGTTTACCGGTTTAGCCACCGCAGAGGACGAAAACCTGGATATGAAAATGAACGGGGTGATCGATCTCAATGGAGAAACGCCCAGTTTCGACCTGGTGGCAGAGATCAACAGGGCTTCTTTAAAAGCACTCAATCTTTCCAATGAGAACCTGGGTGTGACCGGAAAATTCAACCTGAACTTCACCGGTGACAATATTGATAACTTTTTAGGAACGATCACCGGCTCCAATATTGAATTCGTTCGGGACACGATCAGTCTTTACCTTAAAGGGCTTTCCGTTATTTCTGATATTGAGGATGGAAAGAAACTGCTTAGTCTTGAATCGGATGAATTCTCCGGTGAGGTGGAAGGCGATTTTTCCCTGCGTGAACTACCGGCTGCCTTTACTCTTTTTCTGAACAAATACTACCCCTCCTATGTCGCCCCTCCCCGGCAGGACCCTGGAAAGGAAGTGTTTACTTTTTCCATCCGGACAAGGTATATAGATGACCTGACCAAGATCATCGACCCGCGAATTTCCGGACTTAGCAATAGTACCATCAAGGGAAGGATTAATCTGCCAAAAAACGAACTGGAGCTCGATGCCGATATCCCCTATTTTGCCTATAATAATATCCAATTCAATAATACGCAGGTACAGGCCCGGGGTGACCTCGAAAAACTGAGCTTTACCGGCGCGGTTGACCAGGTCAACTTCAGTGACAGTACCTATCTGCCCAATACCAAATTGAGTTTTGTTTCACAAAATGACATCTCGGATGTCCGGATCATTACCGACCGGAATTCGGGAACACTGGGTAGCACAGAGATCGGAGCCCGCGTCCAAACCTTTGATGACGGTGTATCCATTCAGTTTGATTCCTCTTCCTTTGTGCTGAATGGGAAAAAATGGAGTATTGATGAAAATGGAGAACTTAGTCTGCGAAAGAATACGGTCTCCTATGGTCAGTTGATATTACGCGAAAGCAATCAGGAGATCAAACTCTCTACCATTCCTTCCGATGTAGGCGATTGGAATGATGTGCGTATCGATCTGAAAGATATCAACCTGGGGGATATTTCTCCCTATGTGATGAAAAATGGACGAGTGGAAGGTGCCGCATCGGGCACAGTCATGATCGAAGATCCACAGAACAAATTAAATATTCTTTCAGATATCCGCACCAATGAGTTGCGTTGGGATGATGACTCGATCGGGCAGGTCAATGCCAATATTACGTTTATCAGTAAGACCGGTGAATTGACAGGAAAAGCCGTCAACACAAATCCGGACGAAAAAGTGGCACTTGACCTGAAATTTAATTTAAAGGATTCAACAGGTACCATTGACGATGTGCTGGAGGTGAATGCGGAGAATTACCCCATCAATATCGTAGAACGATTTACCGGCGCACTGTTCTCTGATCTCGAAGGCTATGCAACGGGGAAGGTCAAACTCATCAATCCGGGTGGAAAGATCAAAGTGATAGGCAAACCCAGATTACGTAATGCAGCCGTCACCGTAGATTTTACCAAATGCCGGTATGAATTACAGGATACCGAAATTGAGTTCACCGAAGACGAGATCAATCTGGGGACGCTTACGTTACGTGACCGTTTCCAGCGGCAGGCTACGGTACAAGGATGGATACGACACAAATCATTTGGTGATATGTCGTACAATATAACAGCGCGAACCGGTGTATTGCCATTGGAGTTGTTGAACACCACTGAAAAGGATAATCAAACTTTCTTTGGCCGGGCAAGAGGAACAGGTTCACTGGTGTTGACCGGACCTCAATCCGATATGCAACTTAAGATCAATGCAACGGCTTCCAATAACGACAGCTCCTATATCACAATTCTTTCGTCGGACAGCCGCGAATCAGGCATTTCCGATTTTATGGTGGAGAGACAATATGGTCAGGAGATGATCGCCGGGCGTACCCAGGGAGGGGAAACAAATATCACCTACGATGTGGACCTCCGGGCCAACACCCTGGTCACTATCAATGTGATCCTTGACCCATTGACCGGTGATCAGATTCAGGGCAGGGGTACCGGTGACCTGAAAATCCGTTCAGGTACGAGTGAAGATCTTTCCATTCGCGGTCGGTATGATATCACCGAGGGAAGTTATATGTTCACCTTCCAGTCCTTTATCCGCAAACCATTTGAATTATTGAAAAATGCCGGAAACTATATTGAATGGACCGGTGACCCTTATAATGCCAATATCCGGATCGACGCGATGTATAAGAATGATAAAAAGGTCAGCTTCGCCCCTATCGTCAATAGTGGTGTCAATCTCAACAGCAATAACGCGAATATCCGGGACTATGTTTATGTGATCGCGAAACTGAGAGGTGATCTCTTCCGTCCCGATATCAGTTTTGCCCTCGATTTTCCCGAAGGCAGTCCCGCCAAGACCGACCCCGAACTTTCCTTCACTTTTAAACAGCTTCAGAACAATGAAGATGAATTGAATAAACAGGTAGCCTATCTGATCCTGTCGGATAATTTCGCTCCGCTGGGCAATTCCACCGCCGACATCACTTCGTTTGGAGATGCCGTGGTCAATACCATCACAGGAAAGATCGCCAATGAAGTAAACAAGTTGCTGAATAACTTTTTGACCAAGATCGATCCCAACCTGCGTATCAATTTCAGCAGTTCTTTCCAGCGTGATTTCTTTAACCAGAGTACAAGCACGATAGGCTTTGACCGTGCCAGCTCCAATCTTACCATAGGACGATCCTTTCTTGACAACCGGATCATCTTAACCGTTGAAGGCGCTTTTGATGTACCCATCAGGGCCGACGCCAACTATTCCACTCAGTTGCTCCCCAATATTACCACGGAGATATTGATCAATAAAAGCGGGTCCCTCCGAGCGACCTTCTTCTACAAAGAAAATATTGATTTTCTGACCGGCGCCAGCTTTACCTCCAACAGTAAGGCCCGTAAATATGGAACGAGCCTGGCCTTTCGGAAAGAATTTGATTATATATTACCAAGAAAAAAGAAAAAGAAATCACCTTAG
- a CDS encoding GNAT family N-acetyltransferase: MDIRIIKHGTPSYTEMVELRREVLRKPLGLDFTQEQLDKEKEDVIVAGMEAGQVVACCILTPHEEGILQLRQMAVSSEIQSKGRGRAIVEFAESWAMGNGYHTLMMHARDVAIGFYEKCGYSLVGEGFTEVGIAHHLMVKKL; this comes from the coding sequence ATGGACATCCGGATCATTAAGCATGGCACTCCCTCCTACACAGAAATGGTAGAGCTCCGCCGTGAAGTATTGCGCAAACCACTTGGGCTTGACTTTACACAGGAACAATTAGACAAGGAAAAAGAGGATGTAATTGTAGCCGGTATGGAAGCCGGTCAGGTAGTCGCCTGTTGTATCCTAACGCCGCATGAAGAAGGCATTCTCCAATTACGCCAGATGGCAGTCTCCTCAGAGATACAATCCAAAGGAAGGGGAAGGGCGATCGTGGAATTTGCAGAAAGCTGGGCCATGGGGAACGGATATCATACCCTGATGATGCATGCCCGTGATGTAGCGATCGGGTTTTATGAAAAATGTGGTTACTCCCTCGTGGGAGAAGGTTTCACTGAAGTGGGTATTGCCCACCACCTGATGGTGAAAAAGCTCTGA